Proteins found in one Planctomycetaceae bacterium genomic segment:
- a CDS encoding substrate-binding domain-containing protein has product MKKTRRPKAVSASPRRVLFMHTDHFHPLALGALEYAASAGWVLTFSHRRNLQPSAEIHLAQAEAVIAGQVLWADEADWSDVRVPVVCATYPPHPVVRAGYVLLDFCASGRLAAEHFLAAGFRNLTYCWMGESWALNEQRKGFIQAARAGGAALHELDWAARGSEYTWDFESFRRWLGVRVGQMPKPLGLMVDSDWTGIEAVTALRAAGILVPDQVAIISCYNMEPICKGCIIPLSSVDMDWHAQGYQAAAMLDRLLNGGRLPRRPLIVPPKGVIVRQSSDVMAVPHAGVARAMHMIQNDFGDRNLSVGSIARSVGISMVGLNLAFKKHLGRSPSNLLSQRRLREAKKLLAATDLMAKDIAAACGYGTIEQFIRNIKTATGLPPRAWRRKTNAQTSEDALDSCKEH; this is encoded by the coding sequence ATGAAGAAAACGCGCCGCCCCAAGGCCGTCAGCGCCTCGCCTCGACGGGTGCTGTTCATGCACACGGACCACTTTCACCCGCTGGCCTTGGGCGCCCTGGAATACGCCGCATCGGCCGGGTGGGTCCTGACCTTCTCTCACCGGCGCAATCTTCAGCCCTCGGCCGAGATCCATCTGGCACAAGCCGAGGCGGTGATCGCCGGCCAAGTGCTGTGGGCCGACGAGGCGGACTGGTCTGACGTGCGCGTTCCCGTCGTCTGCGCGACCTATCCGCCCCACCCGGTGGTTCGCGCGGGGTACGTGCTGCTGGACTTTTGCGCCAGCGGGCGACTGGCGGCCGAGCACTTCCTGGCGGCGGGCTTTCGGAACCTGACCTACTGCTGGATGGGCGAAAGCTGGGCGCTGAACGAGCAGCGCAAGGGGTTTATCCAAGCCGCCCGCGCGGGCGGGGCGGCGCTGCACGAACTGGACTGGGCCGCCCGCGGCAGCGAGTACACGTGGGACTTCGAGAGTTTCCGCCGCTGGCTGGGCGTGCGTGTCGGCCAGATGCCCAAGCCGCTGGGCCTGATGGTCGACAGCGACTGGACGGGCATCGAGGCGGTGACGGCCCTGCGAGCGGCGGGAATCCTCGTGCCCGACCAAGTGGCCATCATCTCCTGCTACAACATGGAGCCGATCTGCAAGGGGTGCATCATCCCTCTGTCCAGCGTGGACATGGACTGGCACGCTCAGGGCTACCAGGCCGCGGCCATGCTCGACCGCCTGCTCAACGGCGGCCGCCTCCCCCGCAGGCCCCTGATCGTCCCGCCCAAGGGCGTGATCGTGCGGCAAAGCAGCGACGTGATGGCCGTGCCGCACGCGGGCGTGGCCAGGGCGATGCACATGATCCAAAACGATTTTGGCGACCGGAACCTGAGCGTGGGCAGCATCGCCCGCAGCGTGGGAATCTCAATGGTCGGTCTGAACCTGGCCTTCAAGAAGCATCTGGGCCGATCGCCCAGCAACCTCTTGAGCCAGAGACGGCTGCGGGAAGCGAAGAAGCTGCTGGCCGCCACCGACCTGATGGCCAAGGACATCGCCGCGGCCTGCGGTTACGGCACCATCGAGCAGTTCATCCGCAACATCAAGACCGCCACCGGCCTGCCCCCCCGAGCGTGGCGAAGAAAGACTAACGCCCAGACATCAGAAGATGCCCTGGACTCCTGCAAAGAACACTAA
- a CDS encoding right-handed parallel beta-helix repeat-containing protein: MKLAVLVLLAVAVCPQLAGATDYYVSTSGSDTNAGTAANPFATIQAAANVAQAGDRVLIRGGTYRESVTVQHSGTAAAPISFQACAGELVTITGLDPVSTTWTSYSGPIYQTDISTPVSQVFVDGKAMNQARWPNPVYNNPLDANMATVKAASVHAAPATTTITDSAITAPSGTWTGAKVAVTSGSQWVTSSAAVTGQSGSTLSIQWTGSTSSSYSPKAGNPYYLYGTVAAVDAQKEWYHDSTAGKLYFVAPGGGSPATQNVEIRTRDVGLDIGNQSYVTVSGVRFQAATVKAAGDHNTITNCQILYPSAPTDPGGWASPAGVTFSGQYNTLSNSEIAYSYGDGVTLQNSHNTVQNNVIHDVDWSGTDGAFVKTSGASDNTIMHNTMYNAGRSGVLHRGATQNTTITHNDISRYGKLTKDLGGTYTWGSTGEGTEIAYNVVHDADSPGLADGIYLDNYNSGTTVHHNVVYNVATGIRLNTPASDDVIANNTLWGVSAAMATYAVDGGTMTGCQTYNNLANQGTWLGNSKGNNLSTTTSPFVSAAAGNFQLRDGVAAIDYGRVIAGITEGYTGAAPDAGAFERGVAPWTAGASFTSWLAPNQTRASLAAALYVKPDGTRVTTGDLVAGNPNSTAGSDNRAFLVFDLSDAPQGRKLLAATLRLYQADGTGSTYGSVKLHEVLSQWTAATVAYNQSVGSGMSFGYDAANLDFYQDIDITAIVQAWLVDPSSNRGLSLRGTEGFSLTAKYFGGAYDVTPPELVLTWESVPVPEPASAVLLLIGGLSVLCRSPGHLLMSGR; this comes from the coding sequence ATGAAACTTGCAGTCCTGGTGCTCCTGGCGGTTGCAGTCTGCCCGCAACTGGCAGGGGCAACCGACTACTACGTCTCGACCAGCGGCTCCGACACAAACGCGGGCACGGCCGCCAACCCCTTCGCGACGATCCAGGCGGCCGCCAACGTCGCCCAGGCCGGCGACCGCGTCCTGATCCGCGGCGGGACCTATCGCGAGAGCGTCACGGTTCAGCATTCGGGCACGGCCGCGGCGCCGATCTCCTTCCAGGCCTGCGCGGGCGAGTTGGTGACAATCACCGGCCTGGATCCGGTCAGTACCACGTGGACGAGTTACAGCGGGCCGATCTATCAGACCGACATTTCGACACCGGTCAGCCAGGTCTTCGTCGACGGCAAGGCGATGAACCAGGCCCGCTGGCCCAACCCGGTTTACAACAACCCGCTGGATGCGAATATGGCGACGGTCAAGGCGGCCTCGGTGCATGCCGCCCCGGCGACCACCACCATCACCGACAGCGCCATCACCGCTCCCAGCGGCACCTGGACCGGCGCGAAAGTGGCCGTCACCTCCGGCAGCCAGTGGGTCACCTCCAGCGCCGCAGTCACCGGTCAGTCGGGCAGCACATTGTCGATCCAGTGGACCGGTTCGACCTCGTCGAGCTACAGCCCCAAGGCGGGCAATCCGTACTACCTCTACGGCACCGTGGCGGCCGTCGATGCCCAGAAGGAGTGGTATCACGATTCCACCGCCGGAAAGCTCTACTTCGTCGCCCCCGGCGGCGGCAGCCCGGCCACCCAGAACGTCGAAATCCGCACGCGCGACGTCGGCCTTGATATCGGCAATCAGTCTTATGTCACGGTCAGCGGCGTGCGGTTTCAGGCCGCGACGGTCAAGGCGGCCGGCGACCACAACACCATCACGAATTGCCAGATCCTCTACCCCAGCGCCCCGACAGATCCCGGCGGCTGGGCCAGTCCGGCCGGCGTGACCTTCAGCGGGCAGTACAACACTCTGAGCAACTCAGAGATCGCCTATTCCTATGGTGACGGCGTGACGCTGCAGAACTCGCACAACACGGTGCAAAACAACGTCATCCACGACGTGGACTGGTCTGGCACCGACGGGGCATTCGTGAAGACCTCCGGCGCCTCGGATAACACGATCATGCACAACACGATGTACAACGCCGGCCGAAGCGGCGTGCTCCACCGCGGCGCGACGCAGAACACCACCATCACCCACAACGACATCTCCCGCTATGGCAAACTGACGAAGGATCTCGGCGGCACCTACACCTGGGGCAGCACCGGCGAGGGCACAGAGATCGCCTACAATGTCGTCCACGACGCCGACTCGCCGGGACTGGCTGACGGGATCTACCTCGACAACTACAACTCCGGCACCACCGTCCACCACAACGTCGTCTACAACGTCGCCACTGGCATCCGCCTCAACACGCCCGCCTCCGACGATGTCATCGCCAACAACACCCTCTGGGGCGTCTCGGCCGCGATGGCCACCTATGCCGTCGACGGCGGCACGATGACCGGCTGCCAGACCTACAACAACCTCGCCAACCAGGGCACCTGGCTGGGCAACTCCAAGGGCAACAACCTCTCCACCACCACAAGCCCGTTCGTCTCGGCGGCGGCCGGGAACTTCCAGCTTCGCGACGGCGTCGCGGCAATCGACTACGGCCGCGTGATCGCCGGAATCACCGAAGGCTACACCGGCGCCGCCCCGGACGCCGGGGCGTTCGAGCGCGGTGTTGCGCCTTGGACCGCCGGGGCGAGCTTCACCTCATGGCTGGCGCCCAACCAGACCCGCGCATCGCTGGCAGCAGCTCTGTACGTCAAGCCCGACGGCACCCGTGTGACCACGGGCGACCTGGTAGCCGGCAACCCCAACTCCACCGCCGGCAGCGACAACCGCGCATTCCTGGTCTTCGACTTGTCCGATGCGCCGCAAGGCCGCAAGCTTCTGGCGGCCACGCTGCGGCTCTACCAGGCTGACGGTACGGGCAGCACCTACGGCAGCGTGAAACTGCACGAGGTTCTCTCGCAATGGACTGCCGCGACCGTGGCGTACAACCAATCCGTCGGGTCGGGCATGTCGTTCGGTTACGACGCGGCGAACCTGGACTTCTATCAGGACATCGACATCACGGCCATCGTACAGGCCTGGCTGGTCGACCCGTCGAGCAATCGCGGCCTGAGCCTCCGCGGCACGGAAGGCTTCTCGCTGACGGCCAAGTACTTCGGCGGCGCCTACGATGTGACCCCGCCGGAACTGGTGCTGACGTGGGAAAGCGTCCCCGTTCCCGAACCCGCCTCCGCAGTGCTTCTACTGATTGGCGGTCTTAGTGTTCTTTGCAGGAGTCCAGGGCATCTTCTGATGTCTGGGCGTTAG